In Eremothecium gossypii ATCC 10895 chromosome IV, complete sequence, the genomic stretch ACTTAGTTATATCCAATTTTCCCGGGCCCTGCAGAGATGGAAGGGCATACTCATCCTCCACACCACCGGCATAGGTGTCTAGCCTCTTGTACTGTTTGGTTGTGTGCTTCTGCAACGTAGAGCTAACGGTGGCCAGGTCTACCTCCTCATTAGGAACCTCGTCAAAAGGATCTTCTTCGTCTTCAGCTTCATCACTGGAGTCGCTGTCGCTCTCACTCTCGCTTTCCGAGTCATCGGAGAGGTTGTCGTCATTGAGCTTCAGCTGGCTAGCCACATGTTTCTCTGCACCTGCCGTCGCGGTGTCGTCCATATCCCACACCGCGGAAAGGGGCAACAGCTCTTCCTCATCGATAGAGGTGTAGCCACCCTCCTCGTCAAGCTCTTCCACCGATTGGTTGTTCTTTTTCTTGTCACGAATGGACTGCGAAAACTTAGAATTCATTACATCATAGTCGTCATCTGAGCCCAGTGCCTCATCCGAATCCAGCTCCTCATCCTCAAATTCTTCGCTTCCATTTTCATCATCACTGCCCCTCTGCGGGTTTACAATGGCACTGTTGCGTCTCCGCTGACTCCGAGGGATGCCCTCATCCGCACTGCTATCAGAAGCAAGCTCCCTCTCGGCAAGCTCTAGGGCATTCTGTGCCCTCCTCCTCGAAGCGCCTGCACCCGACTTTGACTTCCGCTTAGCCATTCTCGAATCTTCACAACAGTCTGAAGGTGCTTACAGGGCACTAAATCTAACTACTATGTGAagagctcatcgcatcGAAAATTTTCAATGTTCGACTTTTCTTTTTTTCTGTATATCCTATATGGTTCGAGAAGAAATGCATAGTACAAGTGGCACTACACGATCGTGGCCCAGGGCGCGTTTCGGACGCTTTACTGGGCCGCCTGCTGCTTCTGTTTCGCTATTTCCTCATGCTGTTTGATGGCTGCCTTGCGCATCTGGGCCTCGATAGCCAGCGAAGACTGCGTCTTCTCCTTGATGATATCCTGGATCTGCACGGCCTCCTTGTTCAGCTTGTTAACCTTCTTCTGATAGAACTCAATGGCCTGGGAAGCGTCCTTCTCCACGTAGTAGCCTGTGCCGATGTCTACCATGAACTTCTGATTGTTAACTACCTTGCCCGGGACGTAGAGCGAGCCCGCGAGTGGTACCAACAGCCGCTGCTCGCTATTCTTCTTTTCTGACACGACCTTCACATCTGCAATGCACTCGTTGAATTTGGCTCTGGCCATACTCAAGGCCTGCAGGGACTTCGTGAAGTGCTGAAGCTCTTGGTCGAACTGCTGCTTGACTTGCGCCAGCTGGGCGGGGGTCAAAGTGGTCAAATCAACTGTAGCAAGTTAGTGGAATGTACTAGACGATGAATGGGACCAGTGATGCTTACTCGTTTGAGGGCTCGCCATTATCGTAGCTTTATGGTGATACACGCCGGAACCTTTGTGATATTCGCTAGTAGAGGCCTCATAATGAATTTTTCCATTGTGGGATATCACCATAGCGAAAGGAGGGCGTAGGATGGGGGCCGACGACGCAACCTCCTTTGAGAAGATACTGGCGAATGTTCAGCGGCGCCGGCAAGAGTATAATGGTGCTACATCAGCTTCCAGACCGGAACCACGAGCAGCGCCTGCGGTAGCGCTCGATACTGGGCCCACAGGATCTTCGAGGGTCACAAATGCCTTTAACCAAGAACGCCCAACGCCTGCGGCAGCTGAAACCGATCTCCCGAAGCGGCCAAGATCGGGTCAAGGACGCACGATCCTTGTCAGCACATCTCAAAAAGGAAATCCACTGCTCAAGGGCCTAGCCAGCACCAACTGGACATACGTTAAGTCATCGGGCACCGAGAAGGTTTACTACGATTACCAGGTGCAAGGCCGTAAGGTTGTATTTCTGTCACTCAAGTACCATAAATTGCGACCTGAATATATCGATCAGAAGCTGCGGCCTTTTGGGAAAACGCAGGGCAATATTCTTCTGTGCGTTGTGGATATCGAGGATTCGGAAGATATCCTGAAGGAACTAAACAAGACGACCATGTTCAATGGGTTTACGATGCTACTCGCATTCAACTTCGAACAGGCTGCGAAGTACCTAGTGTTTCTAAACAAATGATGCTACTGAACGATGATATCGGTGCCGTTCTTGCTGCTGTCTTTTGTCATCTTGGCGCTCCTTGCGCCGAACTGGATTGCACGCT encodes the following:
- the GIM5 gene encoding Gim5p (Syntenic homolog of Saccharomyces cerevisiae YML094W (GIM5); 1-intron), coding for MASPQTIDLTTLTPAQLAQVKQQFDQELQHFTKSLQALSMARAKFNECIADVKVVSEKKNSEQRLLVPLAGSLYVPGKVVNNQKFMVDIGTGYYVEKDASQAIEFYQKKVNKLNKEAVQIQDIIKEKTQSSLAIEAQMRKAAIKQHEEIAKQKQQAAQ
- the RAD10 gene encoding DNA repair protein RAD10 (Syntenic homolog of Saccharomyces cerevisiae YML095C (RAD10)) — encoded protein: MGADDATSFEKILANVQRRRQEYNGATSASRPEPRAAPAVALDTGPTGSSRVTNAFNQERPTPAAAETDLPKRPRSGQGRTILVSTSQKGNPLLKGLASTNWTYVKSSGTEKVYYDYQVQGRKVVFLSLKYHKLRPEYIDQKLRPFGKTQGNILLCVVDIEDSEDILKELNKTTMFNGFTMLLAFNFEQAAKYLVFLNK